The following nucleotide sequence is from Strix uralensis isolate ZFMK-TIS-50842 chromosome 15, bStrUra1, whole genome shotgun sequence.
acagatggatggacgcCCTCTGGGCACTGCCCAGGGAACGAAATTGTGGGCTGCAGGGTGGCCAAAGCCACGTAgcccggcggggaggagggagctgcGGGCGGCCCGGGCGCCGCTGCCCCGTCTCTCGGCTCTTACAGGCACGGGACCGGAAAGTGTCCGGGGACGTGGAAGCCGCTCGGCGCTTCAGCTCCAAGGCCAGGTGCTACAACGCCCTGGCCACAGCGGGGACCGtggtgctgccgctgctgctggccgccctGGTCATCACCGGCGTCCTCCACCTCTCCAAGCTCGCCCATGAGTCCGTCGGCTTCTTCACCTACCAGTTCAGCGGGAGTGACGACGAGGACAACTGACTAGTGGGCAAAGGGCTTGTAGAAACTCCCTTGCGTTGCTGGTGGCCCCCCCAAACAGACCACTGGTCCAGTGTAACCCACCGCTCAGGGCCACATCCACAAGCTTTCGTGGCCACGGGGCAgcacggggctggggggtggcagccCCCAAAGCTTCTCCCACACGCTGcatctcccctcaccctcccctgcctggtccagcacccccagccccgctgtgcCTGACCCCGGCTCCTGGCCATGCTTCTCGGGGCAGCTCAATTATTTTTGTTCACCCTGGTTTCTTTTAACTCCCTCTATCCTGTGTGGAGCACGGCATCCCTCCAGCCTCGGTGATTACTATTTAAATCATTAAACCATTTCACACATGGTGAGTCTTCTGCGTGCGTGTGTGTAGCGCAGGCGGGTGCTAAGGGGACGATATAAATACGGCGTTTTCGCTCTGATCGTGCTCTTCGCAGGCAGGAGAAGTAATAATGTCTGTGACCTGTCGAGCCACTCAGCAagtgaggaggggaaagaagcagGGAAGTTTCATGGCCTCGTGGGGATACGCTCCAGCAGAGTAGACATCATCCCCTCTAAGGGGAGCTGACTTGCAAACTCATTGCAGTAAAGCAGACACTTCCCAGCAGGTCCCCAGGCAAGGACAGAGGGGATGAGCGCAGGGTGCAACccccctgctctgtgctggccctCCCCGTTGCCCTCTCCAGGCCAGAGCCGGCTCACTTCGGCAACTGGACTAAGAAGATCCCAGTTTTGGGCAGGGAGACTCCTTTTAGTGCCACCCCGGGCGTGGCTCAGAGCTGGGCTTTATCTCCATCCCCATCAAAACCCAAATCCAGGTGCAGCCCACAGGGCTGTTAtggggggcgaggggagggaggggtccctttgtcctgctctgctgccaaAAACGGCTGCTAATTAGGGGTTGGGTGACTTGAGGAGGCCTGAGGGAGAGCCAGCCTAATTACAGAGCTGGGGAGCCACTTCGCCTCCATCCCTAAGCGTTCCCACAtgctgcctggggcagggagcagccgcAAGGTTTTTTATAAACTCTGCAGGATTCGGCCGAGATTCCTGGGGTTTGCTTAGAGAGGACAgagcccggggggggcagggaacGCCTCCCACCTCCCTGGCTCTGACCCAGGTGTGTGCTAGCAAAGGCGTGGGGCCAGGAAATGACGCCCCACAACCCGCCCCAGCCTGAGGGATGCAGGAGGGGAATGTGCTGTGGGTGCAGAGCTGGGTGTGGGGGGTATCCTGCTCCCGGGGTGAGTACCGGGGCACAGCCCTTCCCCTTCCATCACCTGGGGCTTTTGAGGACATGGAAAACGCCTTAAGCAAACAGACAGCAGGTCTTGGCTCACCCTGAGGCTACTGAGCTGGAGGACTCTGCTCAGATCCCAGAAAAATTTGTCATCTGACGTAATATTAATGATAACTGATGCCTGGGCTTCCACTAGCCCTTCAAACATCAAGTTAGAAGGGCTTTAACTCCCAAACTGCTTGAAAAGAGAGATGATAACGTAGATAAGGGCTTAAAAACATGATAGGGATGTTATACGCTGAGTAACTCAAAAGAAAAGGAGCTGCATGCTGCGCTGAGAGGGCTAAAATGCTTTTGGCTGTGTATTTGGTGATCAATATTAGTGCCAAAATAATGCTCAGCTCCAGCCTTACTTCTGCCTATCCTGCCTGCTGCCCCACACGGCCTTTGCAGAGTTTCTCATTATGGGGATCAGCAGGATTCAGGGGGTCGCGGCTGCTCAGCCTATTGATCCCCCTCTTTTTGCTCAGTGGCAGGCAGGGGTGACATGGCGAAGCAGGggtggctgagcccccccagccctttgAGCCCCCGGAATGAGGTGGGGGGCCAGGAGGATGCAAGAACCAagccagaaggtgctggaggagctgggagtcaatgcaggcaggggctgggctaAGACCAGATCCATTCAGCTAGGGATGTCCCTCTAAGTGCATAAACAGGCGATGGGTGTTTAGAAAACTCGTTTAAAACAGTCGCTTTCAGGCTTGATTTCATCTCCTCTGCTAAGTGAGAGGTGTTGAAGGCGTGTGAACAGGAGTCAGCACGGACGaggatgctcagcatcacccaGGGAGCTGCTGAGTCCCAGAGGGTTTGTGGCCCAGCTGGGATCCCCCCTTCCACCCACCTCTACCTTGCCCCTCTGCCGACATCTGCTCTTCGacttctttctgctgcttcagtGGGTAAAACCCAGATCAGCCAAGGTTTAAAATGTCTCAGCGGACGATCTCTGAATCCAGCCGGCTGCGGTGGGGAAAGAGACACTCTGCCCTGCAACAAAAGCCAACCCGTGTGAGATACGGGAATGGTTTCTCCCcaaattgtctttattttaagaagCAGAGCAGGCGATGATACCACACCTTCACACAGGGGAAACCGCTGCCCCGACTCCTCCAGCACAGCTTCCAGGGGAGGTGCCCAAGGGTCCCGGGGAGACGCGGTCACTTTGATCCTGAGCTCTTCTTTGGTGATGGTGAACGTCAGTTTGTTGCCAAAGTAGGAGACGCCAGTGACTTTCAACTTGTTGACATCATCGGGAAAGGCTGGGTCGAAGCGGAGGCTGGACCTCGTGAtcctggaaaggcaggagcatgtcagcagtgggagcagagggtgGCCCCAgaggaaagcagctctgtggggtCGGCCACCTCCCCAGACCGTGCAGCCTCACAGTCCCGGGGCCCTCCTGCTGCTTCGGGGATCTGCGGGCAGGGGGAGTCCCTGGTGTATCCTGAGGATCTCCGGGCAAATCCCGAACACGCTGATGAAGCGCCTGGTGAAGAGCTACTCGAGCTGTGATTTCACAGCCCAGCACCCTAAGGTGTTCCTGTCACACTCCCAGTTCCTCAGCTGGGGTCTGCGGTTTCCAttaggtttaatttttaatttttttttaataaaagaagagaaaaaatatttttttttcttccaaggcaGCTCAGTTCCCCACTCCGGTTCAGAGGTTGGCTTCAGCAGCAGCTATGTGGCAAAACTTTGGGAATGCCCTGTCCACGGTGGGATGGGGAACGGGGCACAGGACCTGGCAGAGGTGGCCAGGGACCCCGAGCAGGAATTGCCACTGAAACTGGGACTAAATGCCATGTACTGGAACTAAACTCCAGCCACACGAGGAGCTCAGaagagggctggagctgggagttTTAGGATGCAAGTCCAGCTTCAAGCCAAAATACCAGCAGCAAGTGTCTGCCCCCAGCTGCTGTTGCTTGGAAAGGTCTGTGACCCTGGTGAGATGGCAGGAGTTCACCTCACACCCGGTGCAGATGCTCCTGGATGTGCTGCTCACTAAATCATGAGACACGCCTGACCACTAGCACTGCCCCTCCCCTCTGTAATTTGCCATCTCAACAAAGATGCATCCGCACAGCCCAGTTTTCACTTTCCCTCTGGGCTGTGACCTTCAGAAACCCCCATCAGCTCCCACTCCCGCCAGTTTGAAGGGCTTTAAACTCAGCAGCACTATATGTGCTCCTTCACCGAAAGATAAAAGTCAAGCAAACAGCTTGAATCCTCCCTCCAAGCCCTCACCCAAAGTCAAACAGAGCCCATTTCTGAGTTCTGGCTTTGGATGAGAAAATACAGAGGTCACTGTTATCTCCTACTCAAATTTTGACACATGAGAGCTCTTGACCATCATCTCCAGTCTGTAGAGAGGGCTCAATGGTCTGGAGAGGGCTCAAGAGAGGCTGAAGAGACTGGAGAGCCTCAGCGGCAGGCCAACGCTCCGGCCAGGGTCTGTGGCTTACAACGGGCACGGCACGAGCAGCACGAGCACGGCCCTGAGGGCGGCATAAATGTCACCTCAACATCTGTGGAAATTTGGCTGGAGCCCCAAAGCCTGTGGCTTGAGCCTGTGCCGAGAGGGGCCCGACCTGACACACACGGGGCGTCTGAAGACCTTCAAGATTCGCAAAAGCTGAGATTAAGGTTTTCAGATGGGAATACAGTAGCTCACACCCAGCTCCACCAAGAAACTGGTAGGTTTCTCAGCAGCTTCTGGCCACACACAGAGAGTTAAAACACATAGTTAGTGCTCGGAGGTTTCGCTAGAAATCACAAGGCTTGTCAGTTTGATCCATCCTCAATTAAACTAAGAATACTCTCAAACTGTTGCTTCAGGATTGAAACCACCAGGCTGCTTTGGATACAAGACACAGCTTTGAAACTTTGAAATTATATGAACAGCTTAATGTTtttttgaagatattttaatGCTGTGGCAATGCCagctgagcacttccctcacaGGGGCTTGCAGAGCCACACATGTGCAGCGGGCAGATTGCCTCCGGGGGGTGCAGAAGGTCCTTCCACACCACACCCAAAGGAGGGAGGATGATGTTACAGCTAAGCCAGAGAACAGACTTAGGGAATGACATTTACCTTCCCAAACACACAAACTCATTAAGTGACCCGGAGAGAGTCTCTTACTGGTTTATAATTTCTGATAACTCCACCCTGTTCTCCACCAGTGACTGGCTGCCCCCAGTACGCACAGTTCATCTGGGATCATTAATGTTCCTGTTTGTTTGTTACCTGCTGGGAGCTCTGGAGGATATTGTGGATGCTGCAAGCTCCTTTCTTTTTCACAAGTAAAACCACATTGCTCCAGCTAAACAGTAAGGTTTTGAGGGACAGTTAGCTGCCTAGAAATTTAACGTGCCATAACCCAGGTCTCACCTGAACCCTGTGTAGCCAAAGAGGACAGCTTGCAGGAATCCACCCATTCCTGTCAAGAAGTTCACAGCTCCTGATCCATCTGAGTTCTCCACCCAGATCTGCTCcagcaagagaaagaaatgacTCAACAGTTGCTTTTGGACCCTTCACACAGTTTCATGGGTTTGAATATGCTCATCCTCACCCCTCTCGCCTATCTGGGGCGCTGCAATGACCGTGCCCCGCTACCTGCCCCGGCGTGAGGCGGTGGGTGGACTCTGAGGTGTCTCGCAATACCACCGTCTCTGTTCCCTTTCCTGTCCCTGGCAGGCAGAAGGAAGCCCGGGGTGACCACGACACTGCCCCACAGCTTTGTGCTGCCTGGTAGGAAGCAGATGCTTCCTCACTGTCTCTTCTCCGCCTGCTTCCGAAGAGCAGAGTGTGCGAGCACCCAGCTCAGTATAACAGCAACCTCATGACCACGGGTCAGCAGAGGCTCCAGTCCAGCAGACGCCTCTTGGTGTGATGTTTGGGAACAGGAGAGACAGAACCAGGAGACGTTTGTCACAGGGAAGCACCCACGACACCCAGCTAACCTTGAAGGGCTCCATGATGTTGCTGAAACACTTGTTGAGTTGGCTCTGGGCTCTCTGCACCTCCTTTAGCTCCAGCCAGCCCACGGCAAACATGCTCTGCAGGAGAGGAAAACGGCCTTTCACCCACTGCTGTCTCCCCCAGGGGTGAAAACACAGCAACAGCTTCAGAGTGACACCACAGCTGCACCCTCCTGAGCCAGAGCAGACCTCTCTGGTGCACATCTCCAGCTCTGCACCGTCCTCACTCCCAGTTTAAAGCAGGTCTGACAGTCGTGCCGACGGATGGGGCCAGCAGCGACTCACTCAGATGGAAACCACCACCGCAGGCCTCACCCCTCTCCTTACCCAGGTCATGGCTGGCCCAGCCGTCTCCGTGACGGGTTCATACATCTCCAGGTCATTTCTCCGGACTTCAGAGCTCATGGGGTGCATCAGCGGGAACCCAAGCAAGACCACGTCAGCTTGTTTCACAGGCTCACCTGGGGAAAGGAGCGGGTCAGACCACGTGTGCCAGCTGGGGATAACTGCCAGAGTGAGTATTTACTCATACGGGGAACAAACCTGACTCACACAGAACCATAAACTCAGAACAACAAGCGCCATATCAACGGGGAGAAGGTACTGGAGCTGGAGGGAGGACAACTCGTTGCTGCCTTGCTAAAGGCAGACCAGAACAGCAGCTTATGGTGTGTCCTCAGTGCTGTGTCTGCTGGAATCTCTGTCGAGGACACTGGCACAGCCCTAACGTGGTGGCACCCAGACTGGTGCACTTCAGGTGCAAAGGAATAGCTCCCACCATCCCATAAAACCCAGATTAGCCTGCCCCTAACTGTGAGAAAAGGGGCACTCAGCTGGGCATGTGTGTCCACCAGAACCGGCCCCTTCACTTCCAgagggccgggggctgctggaAGGGCAACACATGGCACTTGACCTTGGAAAGAGAGACCCAACTGTCAGCAGTGGGTCCACAGCAACCACGCCATCTGCAGCCAGTACTAGAAGTCTCTTCCTACTCTCTGTGTTCCCAAATTTCCTAATTTTATGAATGCACTAATGAGAAACGATCCGCtaagaggcagaaaaaatatcTACAAGCCAGGCTCTCCACACTGGCAACCCAACTGCTGCACCTGGAGAACGACGCTTAAGATCTTTATTTCAGCCAACCATTCCGCTGCTGTTTCTGTGTTTGAACCAGAGTCGCCACTTCTCGCAGGCTCACAAAGAGCGAGCAGTGGCCAATTCAAGGatctgctgctgcctttctgctcaCCTGGGATGTAACCGTCGTACTCGGGGTGATATTTCTTCTCCGCATCAAAGGGTACTTTGACTTTCTTGGCACAGTCCACCCACTCCTCTGGGACTGGGATCAAGAAGTCCCGAGCAACATCAGCTGCAAAATTTAAGCTGAAAAGAAGCAAGGAACAATGCTTTGTGTCAGGCATGGGTGCCCTTGACCCcctcagagaggggaaaagaagaaagggaacaGAAAGAACTAATTGAGCCATAATGGCAAAGAAACAGCTACTCTGAAAGAATATGGGTCAAAGTTTAAGCTTGGGGTAACAGCTTTCATCGCTGGAGTTGGGAGTCCGTTCCTCTAGTTTTAGATGTCTCCAGCTGGCTAATTGCATAGACATCTCATAAAACACAGGGAGAGAAACCCTCCTGTGAAGTGAAACCCCTCTCAGTCTCGTGTGGACACCTGGCACAGGTTGGATGAACCACCGTGGGACCACCTACTTCTTCCCACTGACTGTAAAGGCAGAGACCAGCTCAGACAGAGGTGTGTGAGGAGAGGAAAGGTGTGTCCCATGCGGGAGCCCTGCCACGCTGCCAGGcagaaaagaagagagatggGCCAGTGCTTCAGCAAGGTACGTGCGTTACCTCCGCTGGGCCACGGCGTTGGTGTAAACAGAGTTATCAACCCGGTAATGATACTCATCTGGGGGCATGACACctgaggggagaggaaggggacacTTCACACCGCAGCACACCCGAGGTCTGGCACGGCTTTGGGAACCCCTCCCGCTGCAGCGACGCCTGCCCACGCGGCGAGGTGTTGcctctgctctggcaggagccCACAGCCACCTCGGTGCAAGGCTCAGCAGAGGAGAACACAAATGGTGCTTGTTGTGAAGGAGAAACAACCCAGATTACAGATTTGGCTGATGGGCAGCAGGTGCCTCAACCTGAGGGCATCTCCCTCGCTTCACAGGCAAGGTGACCTTCAAGTCATTCATTCTTTCAAGTCATTCAGTCAAGTCAATCAAGtcattaaaacatgaaaatagacGTTTAAATGTGTGACTGCTCTGGGGGATTGGGGCTGTCTCCAAGGGTCTTCACACAAAGACCCAGCCTGGAGCAACCCCAGGGGCTTTTCCAGGTCTGATCACCCCAGTTCCATCGAGACCCCTCTGCTGTATCCCAGCCTTCTCCTCCTGACCCTCCTCCCACAAACACCTCTCCTTcacttctcctttccttcctcagtgccccctttcagcagcagcccATCAGCGGTAACTTGCACTCAACGTAACAAGCTTCAGCAGGATTGCTGCCTGCCAAGAGACCCCTTGCCCTGCCAGACACATCAGCGGTTGTACTTGTTTGGCACCAACAGCACCAGTTGTCCTTCAAGGAATTAAACTCCTGCAGGCTCCTGGAGGATTTAAATTCAGGTCTCTTAgaaaagacttaaagaaaaatccttcctCTCTAAAGCCCTCACACTCCATTTTCTCTAAGTGCCACAACAGCAGATCTGAAGGCACCTGCGCTTGTGGCATCAGCTTGTACCACCACGGAAGGAGAAATTTAGGTGTCCTGTGAGCAGCAAGGGgctgagaaaacaaacaacagataCTGTGGCATCAGAAGAGAGCTGAGCATCCTGTCCCATGTTCACACGGACACAAACATTATCTGTGAGATATTCCAGAGGGCAGGGGTCTGAAGAACCTGTGTACTCCTATCCAGGCCTGGCTGGAGGGTCCCTGAGCCTCTGCTCACAAATCCCTTCCCTACAAACAGGTCTGGCTGTTGCAGAAGTACCTCTGATGTGGTAGCATTGCTCCTCCTCGCTCCACACCATCCTGCTGCACCAGTACTGAGCCACAGCCCCCACCAGCTTCCAGCCTCCATCCTCCCGGAACAGCTTTTGGTCCTGGAAGGagccaaaagcaaagaaaaccaggGACATGAGGGAGACTCAACCAGACCCAAACTCAGCAGGAGGACAGGAGCTCTAAGGAGATGGATGTAGCAGGAGAAAAGGTCAGAAAACTGGCCTGGCTTgagccaacaggatgctgagcCACCCACGAGGAGCAAGGACAGAGGAGGCAGGGCTGAAGAAGGAAGCCTGGGGGGCTACCAGCAATGCTGACGGGAGCAGACAACAGCAGAGCTTCTCTGGGAAGGGACAGTGACGGTCACCAGACGCCCCACAGGCCTTGCCACGGGGCCATCCAGGCAGCACGCTCTGCCGTTACCTGTGTGGTGCAGTAATACTGCTCAAAGGCCATCAAAACGTCCCCAGTGATATGGATTTCCTGGGCTCCGTAGATCTCTTCAGGGCAAACTTCCCGGCCAGTGGCTGCACTCTCCCACGGGAACTTCGCACCCTGCCAGGAGAAGGTGTTTGTGAGGCAGCGGAGCACAACACCTCGAGGTGGTCTCCCCAGCCCACCGCCTACGGGCATGAGGTCACAGCCCCTCACTAAAATTGGAGccagagaggcagaggaaggtccagctgccctcctgctgcaCCGCCCTCAGTCCaacatccctgtccccacctcGTAGCCCTGCTCCCGTGCGTTGCGTAAGGCTCCTTCCAGCGTGCGGATCCGGTACTCCAGGATGGCTCGGGCAGCTTCAGGATAAAACAGCAGAATGTTCGGGAACATCCAGGTGTCCTGGAGACATCCAAGCAAGGCAAGGCAGTGGGATTGGCTGGTGGGGAACACAAATGCTCCCACCAGTTTCACCCTTCAAGTCCGTCCCCATCCCAAATGCTCTGACTGTGATTTACTTAAAGGTGCTGTCCCGTGGGCTCATTAAAAGGGATAAATCCGCAAGGAACCACTCCTGCCCATGCCTGCTGCTCTCAGGTATCTCACCAGGATGAGATCAGCAGGACCCCCCATCACGCAAGAGAAGGGAGGCAGGAGTCCTCCAAAGCCAGAGGCTCTGGAGAAGGTCAAAACTACGTGCGTCaccaggaagaaaacacacaagGTCCAGAGGACTGAAAAGCCCATGTCTGCTGAAAGACCGGACGAGGTTTAGCACAGGAGCCTCAGCACCACCCAGCAGTGTCTCCTGCTCACGCCACCGATAGCTAtttggctgcagagctgtgcaccCGTTCAGCATGGCTGCTCTGAGAACAAAGccacccagcccagctgcctgacTGAGTACACACCAAGCCTGTGTTTAAAAGTGGAATGTGCCCATCACAGGAAACACTTCCATTTTTTCAGTGGTTCAGCCACAACAGGGCTCGCCAATGCCACCAAA
It contains:
- the LOC141950369 gene encoding interferon-induced transmembrane protein 5-like, whose protein sequence is MDTSYPREDYPSHKREPSPAARASPPPRDHLVWSLFNTIYMNFCCLGFVALAFSIKARDRKVSGDVEAARRFSSKARCYNALATAGTVVLPLLLAALVITGVLHLSKLAHESVGFFTYQFSGSDDEDN
- the PGGHG gene encoding protein-glucosylgalactosylhydroxylysine glucosidase isoform X1 encodes the protein MREKSDFLPSFSVGQLPSFPWELLQQPLPARPELALSHRPQLGLVKMADGEEDPAVFTSTSLPSDPRLLATVTNAYLGTRVYRDILHVNGVYNGAAGDTHRADIPSPVSVRMTVPGAESLAETFTLNTRTGTFSHVLQAADYTATHQIYAHHSLVHLMAFSITIRRAAHATQPITVQLQSPFVPESQDLDLNQGPDFQGAHYVCGKTRVPEVEGGPRPTVHMLWTPVPQALTLRGEERERSWEFLTAVAESEEEVKRSYSEGLALIAAGSLHSSHTRAWAALWGDCCLDLDGPLPLRQALYGCLYYLLSAIPPRGSPAFHFHGISPGGLSNGTRGEDYWGHVFWDQDTWMFPNILLFYPEAARAILEYRIRTLEGALRNAREQGYEGAKFPWESAATGREVCPEEIYGAQEIHITGDVLMAFEQYYCTTQDQKLFREDGGWKLVGAVAQYWCSRMVWSEEEQCYHIRGVMPPDEYHYRVDNSVYTNAVAQRSLNFAADVARDFLIPVPEEWVDCAKKVKVPFDAEKKYHPEYDGYIPGEPVKQADVVLLGFPLMHPMSSEVRRNDLEMYEPVTETAGPAMTWSMFAVGWLELKEVQRAQSQLNKCFSNIMEPFKIWVENSDGSGAVNFLTGMGGFLQAVLFGYTGFRITRSSLRFDPAFPDDVNKLKVTGVSYFGNKLTFTITKEELRIKVTASPRDPWAPPLEAVLEESGQRFPLCEGQSVSFPTAAGWIQRSSAETF
- the PGGHG gene encoding protein-glucosylgalactosylhydroxylysine glucosidase isoform X3 — protein: MADGEEDPAVFTSTSLPSDPRLLATVTNAYLGTRVYRDILHVNGVYNGAAGDTHRADIPSPVSVRMTVPGAESLAETFTLNTRTGTFSHVLQAADYTATHQIYAHHSLVHLMAFSITIRRAAHATQPITVQLQSPFVPESQDLDLNQGPDFQGAHYVCGKTRVPEVEGGPRPTVHMLWTPVPQALTLRGEERERSWEFLTAVAESEEEVKRSYSEGLALIAAGSLHSSHTRAWAALWGDCCLDLDGPLPLRQALYGCLYYLLSAIPPRGSPAFHFHGISPGGLSNGTRGEDYWGHVFWDQDTWMFPNILLFYPEAARAILEYRIRTLEGALRNAREQGYEGAKFPWESAATGREVCPEEIYGAQEIHITGDVLMAFEQYYCTTQDQKLFREDGGWKLVGAVAQYWCSRMVWSEEEQCYHIRGVMPPDEYHYRVDNSVYTNAVAQRSLNFAADVARDFLIPVPEEWVDCAKKVKVPFDAEKKYHPEYDGYIPGEPVKQADVVLLGFPLMHPMSSEVRRNDLEMYEPVTETAGPAMTWSMFAVGWLELKEVQRAQSQLNKCFSNIMEPFKIWVENSDGSGAVNFLTGMGGFLQAVLFGYTGFRITRSSLRFDPAFPDDVNKLKVTGVSYFGNKLTFTITKEELRIKVTASPRDPWAPPLEAVLEESGQRFPLCEGQSVSFPTAAGWIQRSSAETF
- the PGGHG gene encoding protein-glucosylgalactosylhydroxylysine glucosidase isoform X2, which translates into the protein MSPGEETLPRHWEESWDGGKLLLGLVKMADGEEDPAVFTSTSLPSDPRLLATVTNAYLGTRVYRDILHVNGVYNGAAGDTHRADIPSPVSVRMTVPGAESLAETFTLNTRTGTFSHVLQAADYTATHQIYAHHSLVHLMAFSITIRRAAHATQPITVQLQSPFVPESQDLDLNQGPDFQGAHYVCGKTRVPEVEGGPRPTVHMLWTPVPQALTLRGEERERSWEFLTAVAESEEEVKRSYSEGLALIAAGSLHSSHTRAWAALWGDCCLDLDGPLPLRQALYGCLYYLLSAIPPRGSPAFHFHGISPGGLSNGTRGEDYWGHVFWDQDTWMFPNILLFYPEAARAILEYRIRTLEGALRNAREQGYEGAKFPWESAATGREVCPEEIYGAQEIHITGDVLMAFEQYYCTTQDQKLFREDGGWKLVGAVAQYWCSRMVWSEEEQCYHIRGVMPPDEYHYRVDNSVYTNAVAQRSLNFAADVARDFLIPVPEEWVDCAKKVKVPFDAEKKYHPEYDGYIPGEPVKQADVVLLGFPLMHPMSSEVRRNDLEMYEPVTETAGPAMTWSMFAVGWLELKEVQRAQSQLNKCFSNIMEPFKIWVENSDGSGAVNFLTGMGGFLQAVLFGYTGFRITRSSLRFDPAFPDDVNKLKVTGVSYFGNKLTFTITKEELRIKVTASPRDPWAPPLEAVLEESGQRFPLCEGQSVSFPTAAGWIQRSSAETF